One genomic segment of Erythrolamprus reginae isolate rEryReg1 chromosome 2, rEryReg1.hap1, whole genome shotgun sequence includes these proteins:
- the LOC139159817 gene encoding uncharacterized protein isoform X1, with product MIAERAMNEPRAAGTDWEPEGTGKYISGVPRQHKPQQLGWGTSEKSQRETRMQERWEAQLQQFLKSLQPILTGRGSSGVSEASPWEDTKEFLASFEQVAKACRWPRDQWAAHLLPALSGEAEEAFRGLEARDRENYEKVKAAILRGEALRTERQRQHFRQFCCQVVEDPRRIHSQLQDLCRQWLKPERRTKEQILEQLILEQFLASLPPELRSWIQARRPESCSQAVALVEDFLRSQQEAKTRSSQGPLNEEAADFRVAEDEPLNAAKGPVCSEPEPNVDAKLLVNGFQPPGLSLLLSPPEEASQTDGKEDSRNFKETGGSRQIFKQGLTQPGPQQTMLWQVLQQEADDITNRGNEMGNYIKVEISQDGGTETEEAGRMEPQTSYSHVPVKGKKLGGRSKPREPQGAPPHGGAEKGCNEVAEVHRQRCHRTPHPHCLPREGSPGAPKPLSTKPPSLKRPRTSPEHSVVWDHFELDSEDPCYGICTHCKRRISRGKNSKRFSTSGLLKHLQRHHTNFVPAVITAPRTALPTNRKAKGPALPQCWAKRKSGSKRPAGPKPSEVTRAVGQRVALDDQPFRKVEDAGFQHLLKLLAPKYKIPPGGTFSRHLVPSLHQACREEALGMFQTPGPPARANLSSDE from the exons ATGATTGCTGAGAGAGCAATGAACGAGCCAAGAGCTGCTGGGACAGATTGGGAGCCAGAAGGAACAGGAAAATACATCAGCGGAGTTCCCCGCCAACATAAACCGCAGCAGCTGGGATGGGGCACGTCAGAAAAGAGCCAAAGGGAAACCAGGATGCAGGAGCGTTGGGAAGCCCAGCTCCAGCAGTTCCTGAAATCTCTGCAGCCCATTTTAACAGGGCGGGGAAGCTCTGGGGTgtccgaggcttctccctgggaGGACACCAAGGAGTTTCTGGCCTCCTTTGAGCAAGTGGCCAAGGCTTGCCGATGGCCTCGGGACCAGTGGGCGGCCCACCTCCTGCCGGCCCTGAGCGGAGAAGCGGAAGAGGCCTTCCGAGGTCTGGAAGCCAGAGACCGGGAGAACTATGAGAAAGTCAAGGCCGCCATCTTGCGAGGGGAAGCCCTGAGAACGGAGAGGCAGCGGCAGCACTTCCGGCAATTCTGCTGCCAGGTGGTAGAGGATCCCCGGAGGATCCACAGCCAACTCCAGGACCTTTGCCGCCAGTGGCTGAAGCCGGAGAGACGCACCAAGGAGCAGATCCTGGAGCAACTGATCCTGGAGCAGTTCCTGGCCAGCCTGCCACCGGAGCTCCGGAGTTGGATCCAAGCCCGGCGGCCCGAGTCGtgttcccaggcggtggccctggtggagGACTTCCTGAGGAGTCAACAGGAGGCCAAAACCAGGTCATCTCAG GGCCCATTAAATGAAGAGGCCGCGGACTTCCGAGTAGCAGAGGATGAGCCCCTGAATGCCGCGAAGGGACCAGTCTGCAGTGAACCTGAGCCAAATGTGGATGCCAAATTGCTGG TCAACGGATTCCAACCTCCAggcctctctcttttgctatctcctcCTGAAGAAGCGAGCCAGACTGATGGGAAAGAG GACTCCAGGAATTTCAAGGAAACTGGAGGGTCCCGGCAAATCTTCAAGCAGGGCCTGACCCAACCAGGCCCACAACAGACAATGCTCTGGCAAGTCCTGCAGCAGGAGGCTGACGACATCACAAACAGAG GGAACGAAATGGGAAATTACATCAAAGTTGAGATTTCTCAGGACGGAGGAACTGAAACCGAAGAGGCTGGCAGGATGGAGCCCCAGACTAGCTACAGCCACGTTCCtgtgaaaggcaagaagctgGGAGGAAGATCCAAGCCACGAGAGCCACAAGGAGCGCCCCCACATGGGGGAGCAGAGAAGGGATGCAACGAGGTGGCCGAAGTCCATCGGCAGAGATGCCACAGAACGCCCCACCCGCATTGCCTTCCCAGGGAGGGCAGCCCTGGCGCCCCGAAACCCCTCTCGACCAAACCGCCCTCCTTAAAGAGACCCCGCACCAGTCCGGAGCACAGCGTGGTGTGGGACCACTTTGAGTTGGACTCCGAGGACCCCTGCTACGGCATCTGCACGCACTGCAAGAGGCGGATCAGCCGAGGCAAGAACTCGAAACGATTTTCAACCTCGGGGCTGCTGAAACACCTGCAGAGGCACCACACCAATTTTGTCCCGGCTGTCATTACCGCACCGCGAACTGCGTTGCCGACGAACAGGAAGGCGAAGGGACCCGCGCTGCCTCAGTGTTGGGCGAAGAGGAAGTCGGGCAGTAAAAGGCCAGCCGGCCCGAAGCCTTCGGAAGTGACCCGTGCTGTCGGTCAGAGGGTGGCTCTGGATGACCAGCCCTTCCGCAAGGTGGAGGACGCGGGCTTCCAGCACCTCCTGAAGTTGCTTGCCCCCAAATATAAAATCCCGCCCGGCGGCACCTTCAGCAGACATCTTGTGCCCTCCCTGCATCAGGCGTGCAGGGAGGAGGCCTTGGGGATGTTTCAAACCCCAGGACCTCCTGCCAGAGCGAACCTGAGCTCCGATGAGTGA
- the LOC139159817 gene encoding uncharacterized protein isoform X2, producing MIAERAMNEPRAAGTDWEPEGTGKYISGVPRQHKPQQLGWGTSEKSQRETRMQERWEAQLQQFLKSLQPILTGRGSSGVSEASPWEDTKEFLASFEQVAKACRWPRDQWAAHLLPALSGEAEEAFRGLEARDRENYEKVKAAILRGEALRTERQRQHFRQFCCQVVEDPRRIHSQLQDLCRQWLKPERRTKEQILEQLILEQFLASLPPELRSWIQARRPESCSQAVALVEDFLRSQQEAKTRSSQGPLNEEAADFRVAEDEPLNAAKGPVCSEPEPNVDAKLLGQKSETLNISSAFSFDSRNFKETGGSRQIFKQGLTQPGPQQTMLWQVLQQEADDITNRGNEMGNYIKVEISQDGGTETEEAGRMEPQTSYSHVPVKGKKLGGRSKPREPQGAPPHGGAEKGCNEVAEVHRQRCHRTPHPHCLPREGSPGAPKPLSTKPPSLKRPRTSPEHSVVWDHFELDSEDPCYGICTHCKRRISRGKNSKRFSTSGLLKHLQRHHTNFVPAVITAPRTALPTNRKAKGPALPQCWAKRKSGSKRPAGPKPSEVTRAVGQRVALDDQPFRKVEDAGFQHLLKLLAPKYKIPPGGTFSRHLVPSLHQACREEALGMFQTPGPPARANLSSDE from the exons ATGATTGCTGAGAGAGCAATGAACGAGCCAAGAGCTGCTGGGACAGATTGGGAGCCAGAAGGAACAGGAAAATACATCAGCGGAGTTCCCCGCCAACATAAACCGCAGCAGCTGGGATGGGGCACGTCAGAAAAGAGCCAAAGGGAAACCAGGATGCAGGAGCGTTGGGAAGCCCAGCTCCAGCAGTTCCTGAAATCTCTGCAGCCCATTTTAACAGGGCGGGGAAGCTCTGGGGTgtccgaggcttctccctgggaGGACACCAAGGAGTTTCTGGCCTCCTTTGAGCAAGTGGCCAAGGCTTGCCGATGGCCTCGGGACCAGTGGGCGGCCCACCTCCTGCCGGCCCTGAGCGGAGAAGCGGAAGAGGCCTTCCGAGGTCTGGAAGCCAGAGACCGGGAGAACTATGAGAAAGTCAAGGCCGCCATCTTGCGAGGGGAAGCCCTGAGAACGGAGAGGCAGCGGCAGCACTTCCGGCAATTCTGCTGCCAGGTGGTAGAGGATCCCCGGAGGATCCACAGCCAACTCCAGGACCTTTGCCGCCAGTGGCTGAAGCCGGAGAGACGCACCAAGGAGCAGATCCTGGAGCAACTGATCCTGGAGCAGTTCCTGGCCAGCCTGCCACCGGAGCTCCGGAGTTGGATCCAAGCCCGGCGGCCCGAGTCGtgttcccaggcggtggccctggtggagGACTTCCTGAGGAGTCAACAGGAGGCCAAAACCAGGTCATCTCAG GGCCCATTAAATGAAGAGGCCGCGGACTTCCGAGTAGCAGAGGATGAGCCCCTGAATGCCGCGAAGGGACCAGTCTGCAGTGAACCTGAGCCAAATGTGGATGCCAAATTGCTGGGTCAGAAATCAGAAACTCTTAACatttcttctgctttttctttt GACTCCAGGAATTTCAAGGAAACTGGAGGGTCCCGGCAAATCTTCAAGCAGGGCCTGACCCAACCAGGCCCACAACAGACAATGCTCTGGCAAGTCCTGCAGCAGGAGGCTGACGACATCACAAACAGAG GGAACGAAATGGGAAATTACATCAAAGTTGAGATTTCTCAGGACGGAGGAACTGAAACCGAAGAGGCTGGCAGGATGGAGCCCCAGACTAGCTACAGCCACGTTCCtgtgaaaggcaagaagctgGGAGGAAGATCCAAGCCACGAGAGCCACAAGGAGCGCCCCCACATGGGGGAGCAGAGAAGGGATGCAACGAGGTGGCCGAAGTCCATCGGCAGAGATGCCACAGAACGCCCCACCCGCATTGCCTTCCCAGGGAGGGCAGCCCTGGCGCCCCGAAACCCCTCTCGACCAAACCGCCCTCCTTAAAGAGACCCCGCACCAGTCCGGAGCACAGCGTGGTGTGGGACCACTTTGAGTTGGACTCCGAGGACCCCTGCTACGGCATCTGCACGCACTGCAAGAGGCGGATCAGCCGAGGCAAGAACTCGAAACGATTTTCAACCTCGGGGCTGCTGAAACACCTGCAGAGGCACCACACCAATTTTGTCCCGGCTGTCATTACCGCACCGCGAACTGCGTTGCCGACGAACAGGAAGGCGAAGGGACCCGCGCTGCCTCAGTGTTGGGCGAAGAGGAAGTCGGGCAGTAAAAGGCCAGCCGGCCCGAAGCCTTCGGAAGTGACCCGTGCTGTCGGTCAGAGGGTGGCTCTGGATGACCAGCCCTTCCGCAAGGTGGAGGACGCGGGCTTCCAGCACCTCCTGAAGTTGCTTGCCCCCAAATATAAAATCCCGCCCGGCGGCACCTTCAGCAGACATCTTGTGCCCTCCCTGCATCAGGCGTGCAGGGAGGAGGCCTTGGGGATGTTTCAAACCCCAGGACCTCCTGCCAGAGCGAACCTGAGCTCCGATGAGTGA